One window of the Candidatus Diapherotrites archaeon genome contains the following:
- a CDS encoding segregation/condensation protein A: MNSSAELVDSNHKNYSLNHEDMLLLIHEPEWKSILLDLIDSERMDPWSLDLIMLADRYLQKINSMQENNLRIPANAILALAILLRAKSKLLRLSSIEEEEQKKEMQKFFEEFIPELKMPRNLREGKISLDELVEAIQSIIEHSKRKEIKLREKKLLEFIIPFSQENLDERINELYARILQNADSSGLIIFSSLLQGNKPEETVDTVIPLLFLANAGKVLLLQEEWFGEIVISILKDFNSAKVD; encoded by the coding sequence ATGAATTCCAGTGCAGAATTGGTTGATTCCAACCACAAGAATTATTCCTTGAACCATGAGGACATGCTTTTGCTTATCCATGAGCCTGAATGGAAGAGCATTCTACTGGATTTAATTGATTCAGAGCGCATGGACCCATGGTCCTTGGACTTAATAATGCTTGCAGACAGGTACTTACAGAAGATTAATTCAATGCAGGAGAACAACCTCAGGATCCCTGCGAATGCAATCCTTGCTCTTGCAATTCTCTTGCGTGCAAAGTCAAAACTTTTGAGGCTGAGCAGCATTGAGGAAGAAGAACAAAAAAAGGAAATGCAGAAATTCTTCGAGGAATTTATTCCTGAATTAAAAATGCCCCGCAATCTAAGGGAAGGAAAGATTTCACTGGATGAATTAGTTGAAGCCATCCAGTCCATCATAGAGCACTCCAAGAGAAAGGAAATAAAATTAAGGGAGAAGAAGCTCCTTGAATTCATTATTCCTTTCTCGCAGGAGAACTTGGATGAAAGGATAAATGAATTGTATGCCAGAATACTGCAGAACGCTGATTCTTCAGGCCTAATAATTTTCTCTTCTCTACTGCAAGGCAACAAGCCAGAGGAAACGGTTGACACCGTCATTCCTTTGCTTTTCCTTGCAAACGCAGGAAAAGTGTTATTGCTCCAGGAAGAATGGTTCGGGGAAATAGTAATCAGTATTTTAAAGGATTTCAATTCCGCTAAAGTGGATTGA
- a CDS encoding ATPase domain-containing protein produces MKRVPVGIEGLDQLIQGGVPKGSSTLISGGSGTGKTIFATQFLYNGAIKFGEPGLYVTLETNLKNITWDMENFNWDIKRLQDKNLFKIYKLNLAEKDVENVEQEVMEELDIIAEYVEKMGAQRLVIDSTTSLAMWIKGAAAMRKTLFAFSDGLKKLDCTTFMTSETKADKISLSAFGVEEFVVDGVIVLFLHPPHRSIFVRKMRGTNQSMSPHPFEITDSGIIVRGKEEMPWEGIHP; encoded by the coding sequence ATGAAGAGGGTGCCAGTAGGAATTGAAGGACTAGACCAGTTAATTCAAGGCGGAGTGCCTAAAGGTTCTTCCACCTTAATCTCAGGGGGCTCAGGGACAGGAAAAACCATTTTTGCAACTCAATTCCTTTACAATGGGGCAATAAAGTTTGGAGAGCCAGGGCTTTATGTAACATTGGAGACCAATTTGAAGAACATTACCTGGGACATGGAGAACTTCAACTGGGACATTAAAAGACTGCAGGACAAGAACCTGTTTAAAATCTATAAATTGAATTTAGCAGAAAAAGATGTAGAAAATGTAGAGCAGGAAGTAATGGAGGAACTGGACATTATAGCAGAATACGTGGAAAAAATGGGAGCGCAAAGGCTTGTGATAGATTCTACTACCTCTCTTGCAATGTGGATCAAGGGAGCAGCAGCAATGAGGAAAACCTTGTTCGCTTTCTCTGACGGCTTAAAGAAGCTGGACTGCACTACCTTTATGACCTCAGAAACAAAAGCTGACAAGATAAGCTTGAGCGCTTTCGGGGTAGAAGAATTTGTTGTAGATGGAGTAATAGTATTATTCTTGCATCCGCCGCACAGGTCAATCTTCGTAAGGAAAATGAGAGGCACAAACCAGTCAATGAGCCCTCACCCGTTCGAGATAACAGACTCAGGCATTATAGTAAGAGGAAAAGAGGAGATGCCCTGGGAAGGCATCCACCCCTAA
- a CDS encoding leucyl aminopeptidase: MRVEVEAKELIECSTEGLAIGFFEAAKPEGQIKELDEKLSNEISSLMQKKEFNGEIGQHALISTLGRIKAKKIILVGLGKKEEFYSETLRRASALASTVARNNSLNDFSFALNSIQAKIPEGEAASAVTEGVLLSLYQFIEFKTQELDKIKKIEKFVVLCDKKDLSKVSSAVNESQAACHAVNYARSLINRPSNVKAPEELAKELSAQAKKLKVKCKVLKEKELKQKGMNAFLSVAKGSTQKPVLVVLDYNSNARNSVALIGKGITFDSGGLNIKPEDYMTDMKDDMSGAAIVFAVIQAASHLKLPLRILGFLPLTENMPGPNASKPGDIVKAFNGKTIEILNTDAEGRLILADAIAFAETFKPKALIDIATLTGSARVALGRYFTALLGNNEELACKLIASGERTGERFWMLPLIQEYKDFMKSDLADVKNISSYKGEAGTILGAAFLSFFVEKTDWMHLDIGATAFASEPDKAKTYISKGATGTGVRALIDFLKDFNAK; encoded by the coding sequence ATGAGGGTTGAGGTTGAAGCAAAAGAGTTAATTGAATGCAGCACTGAAGGTCTTGCAATAGGATTTTTTGAGGCCGCGAAGCCTGAAGGTCAGATAAAAGAATTGGACGAAAAGCTTAGCAATGAAATTTCTTCACTTATGCAGAAAAAAGAATTTAATGGAGAGATAGGCCAGCACGCGCTAATTTCCACTTTAGGCCGAATCAAGGCAAAAAAAATTATTTTGGTTGGATTGGGGAAAAAAGAAGAATTTTATTCTGAAACCTTAAGAAGGGCTTCGGCTCTTGCTTCAACTGTTGCAAGAAATAACAGCCTGAATGATTTCTCTTTTGCTTTGAATTCAATTCAGGCGAAAATCCCTGAAGGGGAAGCAGCTTCTGCTGTAACTGAAGGAGTCCTTCTTTCTCTTTACCAGTTCATTGAATTCAAGACACAGGAACTGGACAAAATAAAAAAAATAGAAAAATTTGTTGTTCTCTGCGACAAAAAAGATTTAAGCAAGGTTTCAAGTGCAGTGAATGAGTCTCAGGCAGCCTGTCATGCAGTGAATTACGCTCGCTCTCTCATCAACAGGCCTTCGAATGTCAAGGCCCCAGAGGAACTGGCTAAAGAGCTTTCTGCTCAAGCAAAAAAATTAAAGGTTAAATGCAAGGTCTTGAAAGAAAAGGAATTGAAGCAGAAGGGAATGAATGCCTTTCTTTCTGTTGCTAAAGGCTCAACTCAAAAGCCTGTTCTTGTTGTATTGGATTATAATTCCAATGCAAGGAATTCTGTTGCCCTCATAGGAAAAGGCATTACCTTTGATTCAGGTGGCCTGAACATTAAGCCTGAGGATTACATGACTGACATGAAGGACGACATGTCTGGGGCAGCAATTGTTTTCGCTGTAATCCAAGCTGCTTCTCATTTAAAGCTTCCATTAAGAATTTTAGGCTTCCTTCCATTAACAGAGAACATGCCTGGACCTAATGCCTCAAAGCCCGGGGACATAGTAAAGGCATTCAATGGAAAGACAATTGAAATCCTTAACACTGACGCTGAAGGAAGGCTTATTTTGGCTGACGCGATTGCTTTCGCTGAAACCTTCAAGCCCAAAGCCCTAATAGATATTGCAACCTTAACAGGCTCTGCAAGAGTGGCTTTAGGAAGATACTTTACTGCATTGCTCGGAAATAATGAAGAATTGGCTTGCAAGCTGATTGCTTCAGGTGAAAGGACTGGAGAAAGATTCTGGATGCTTCCATTGATTCAAGAATACAAGGACTTCATGAAAAGCGATCTTGCAGATGTAAAAAACATTTCTTCTTACAAAGGCGAGGCAGGCACAATTCTTGGAGCAGCATTCCTCAGTTTTTTCGTTGAGAAAACTGACTGGATGCACTTGGACATTGGAGCAACAGCTTTTGCTTCAGAGCCAGACAAGGCAAAAACCTATATTTCCAAGGGCGCGACAGGAACTGGAGTGAGAGCCTTAATTGACTTCCTGAAAGACTTCAACGCAAAATAA